A single region of the Acuticoccus sediminis genome encodes:
- a CDS encoding GntR family transcriptional regulator codes for MKVMAAHRSEPPSLTVYRLLRRAVIEQALKPGTRLPEDTIGEQFGVSRTVVRQALGKLESEGLVETKRNRGAFVAEPSLEEAQQIFEIRHVLEKEVIKRLAQRISVNGLDALAAHVTQEDRVLGKNGPVSIRLAGEFHILLAEMTGNQVLARYVSELVTRCSLILAVYGRTHSSDCAVDEHRQIIAALADHDAERAMEIMDHHLGAVAGRAELRDEGDDVESVLARYGKELAS; via the coding sequence ATGAAGGTCATGGCAGCGCATCGATCAGAACCCCCGAGTCTCACCGTCTATCGTCTGCTTCGCCGCGCCGTGATCGAGCAGGCGTTGAAGCCGGGAACGCGTCTGCCGGAGGACACCATCGGCGAGCAGTTCGGCGTCAGCCGCACCGTCGTGCGTCAGGCGCTGGGCAAGCTCGAGTCGGAGGGGCTCGTCGAGACGAAGCGCAACCGCGGCGCGTTCGTCGCCGAGCCGTCGCTGGAGGAGGCGCAGCAGATCTTCGAGATCCGCCATGTGCTGGAGAAGGAGGTGATCAAGCGCCTCGCCCAGCGCATCTCGGTCAACGGGCTCGACGCGCTCGCCGCCCACGTCACCCAGGAGGACCGTGTCCTCGGCAAGAACGGGCCGGTGTCGATCCGCCTCGCGGGGGAATTCCACATCCTCCTCGCGGAGATGACCGGCAACCAGGTGCTCGCCCGCTACGTGTCGGAGCTCGTCACGCGCTGCTCGCTGATCCTCGCGGTGTACGGGCGGACCCACTCGTCCGACTGCGCCGTCGACGAGCACCGGCAGATCATCGCCGCCCTCGCCGACCACGACGCGGAGCGGGCGATGGAGATCATGGACCACCACCTCGGCGCCGTCGCTGGCCGCGCCGAACTGAGGGACGAGGGGGACGACGTCGAATCGGTGCTCGCCCGCTACGGTAAGGAGTTGGCCTCGTGA
- a CDS encoding ABC transporter substrate-binding protein: MGFRRSLLLATVAATALVSAAEANTLKWGANRDIGSLDPYSYGDSFTINVLNHVYEGLVRYDRDLKIEPALATSWEIMEDGVTWRFTLREGVKFHNGNDFTAEDVVASLERVSDETSPLKGNLPAYVSSKVVDDHTVDVTLNGTYPLLLNDLTNIHIFDKTWLVENNAEKPTDIGAGVEGFATYHANGTGPFIVESRQPDAKTVFVKNPDWWDTPQHNIDRIELTPVTSAATRVAALLSGEINFTNDAPVQDLPRLEAAPNVDVLEGVDLRTVMIGFSFRDALANGEANPFKDVKVREAMYKAIDLEALHKKVMRGKSRVAAAAVAPPIPGYDEALDVLPGYDPDAAKAMLAEAGVPEGLEFNFNCLQDGLVNEEQICQAVASMWSRVGLAPKLDVAPRAVQTPKRTNGQTDTYTLGWATLPMLDAYSPLLQIFHTKEGNSGVFNWGGWSFPELDALVQEAGSELDTQKRLGLETDALKVVKDEFIMLPLHQQPMAWAVTTDVKEMPLFPDNKPRLWYAKM, from the coding sequence ATGGGATTTCGCCGCTCACTCCTGCTCGCCACGGTCGCCGCGACGGCGCTGGTTTCGGCTGCGGAGGCCAACACGCTGAAATGGGGCGCCAACCGCGATATCGGCTCGCTCGACCCCTACAGCTACGGCGACTCGTTCACGATCAACGTGCTGAACCACGTCTACGAGGGCCTCGTCCGCTACGACAGGGACCTGAAGATCGAGCCGGCGCTCGCGACCTCCTGGGAGATCATGGAAGACGGCGTCACCTGGCGCTTCACGCTGCGCGAGGGCGTCAAGTTCCATAACGGCAACGACTTCACCGCCGAGGACGTGGTCGCCTCGCTGGAGCGCGTCAGCGACGAGACGAGCCCGCTGAAGGGCAACCTGCCGGCCTACGTCTCCTCCAAGGTGGTGGACGACCACACGGTCGACGTCACGCTGAACGGCACCTACCCGCTGCTCCTCAACGACCTCACCAACATCCACATCTTCGACAAGACCTGGCTGGTGGAGAACAACGCCGAGAAGCCGACCGACATCGGCGCCGGCGTCGAGGGCTTCGCGACCTACCACGCCAACGGCACCGGCCCCTTCATCGTCGAGAGCCGCCAGCCGGACGCGAAGACCGTCTTCGTGAAGAACCCCGACTGGTGGGACACGCCGCAGCACAACATCGACCGGATCGAGCTCACGCCGGTGACGTCGGCGGCGACGCGCGTGGCGGCGCTCCTCTCGGGCGAGATCAACTTCACCAACGACGCCCCGGTGCAGGACCTGCCGCGCCTCGAGGCGGCGCCGAACGTCGACGTCCTCGAGGGCGTCGACCTCCGCACGGTGATGATCGGCTTCTCCTTCCGCGACGCGCTGGCCAACGGCGAGGCGAACCCCTTCAAGGACGTGAAGGTGCGCGAGGCGATGTACAAGGCGATCGACCTCGAGGCGCTGCACAAGAAGGTCATGCGCGGCAAGTCCCGCGTCGCGGCGGCGGCGGTCGCCCCGCCGATCCCAGGCTACGACGAGGCGCTCGACGTGCTTCCCGGCTACGATCCGGACGCGGCGAAAGCGATGCTGGCCGAGGCCGGGGTGCCGGAGGGCCTGGAGTTCAACTTCAACTGCCTGCAGGACGGCCTCGTGAACGAGGAGCAGATCTGCCAGGCGGTCGCCTCGATGTGGAGCCGGGTGGGCCTCGCGCCGAAGCTCGACGTGGCGCCGCGCGCGGTGCAGACGCCCAAGCGCACCAACGGCCAGACGGATACCTACACGCTCGGCTGGGCGACGCTGCCGATGCTCGACGCCTACTCGCCGCTCCTGCAGATCTTCCACACGAAGGAGGGCAACTCCGGCGTCTTCAACTGGGGCGGCTGGTCCTTCCCCGAGCTCGACGCGCTGGTCCAGGAGGCCGGCAGCGAGCTCGACACGCAGAAGCGGCTAGGCCTCGAGACGGATGCGCTGAAGGTGGTGAAGGACGAGTTCATCATGCTGCCGCTGCACCAGCAGCCGATGGCCTGGGCGGTCACCACCGACGTGAAGGAGATGCCGCTCTTCCCCGACAACAAGCCGCGCCTCTGGTACGCCAAGATGTAA
- a CDS encoding ABC transporter permease: MLAFLIKRTANGILVMLAVAFLAFMIFRFFGDPVEMMVNEQATQAERAELRERLGLNDGFLVQYARFVTNAAQGEFGISYRNQQDVMVLIGERFPATFELVIVATVLSLLVGIPLGVVTAIHREKRAADALQIGSIVGVSLPSFVVGILLILVFSVTLGWLPAFGRGETVDIGWWSTGFLTPSGRMALVLPALSLSLFQITLVMRLVRAEMLETMRTDFVKFARARGLPARTIHWRHALRNCLMPVITLTGMQIGNLIAFALVTETVFQWPGMGLLFIQAVTFVDIPVMAAYLMLVSFIFVTLNTLVDVTYAFVDPRLKDDALAAGGARG; encoded by the coding sequence ATGCTCGCCTTTCTGATCAAACGGACCGCCAACGGCATCCTGGTGATGCTGGCGGTCGCCTTCCTCGCCTTCATGATCTTCCGCTTCTTCGGCGACCCGGTGGAGATGATGGTCAACGAGCAGGCGACGCAGGCCGAGCGGGCCGAGCTTCGCGAGCGGCTCGGCCTCAACGACGGCTTCCTCGTCCAGTACGCGCGCTTCGTGACCAACGCGGCGCAGGGCGAGTTCGGCATCTCCTACCGCAACCAGCAGGACGTGATGGTGCTGATCGGCGAGCGCTTCCCGGCGACGTTCGAGCTCGTCATCGTCGCGACGGTGCTCTCGCTCCTCGTCGGCATCCCCCTCGGCGTCGTCACCGCGATCCACAGGGAGAAGCGGGCCGCGGACGCCCTGCAGATCGGCTCCATCGTCGGCGTCTCGCTGCCGTCGTTCGTGGTCGGCATCCTCCTCATCCTCGTCTTCTCGGTGACGCTGGGGTGGCTGCCGGCGTTCGGACGGGGCGAGACGGTCGACATCGGCTGGTGGTCGACCGGCTTCCTGACGCCGAGCGGGCGGATGGCGCTGGTCCTCCCGGCCCTCTCCCTGTCGCTCTTCCAGATCACCCTCGTCATGCGCCTCGTCCGGGCGGAGATGCTGGAGACGATGCGCACCGACTTCGTGAAGTTCGCCCGCGCCCGGGGCCTGCCGGCGCGCACGATCCACTGGCGGCACGCGCTGCGGAACTGCCTGATGCCGGTGATCACCCTGACGGGCATGCAGATCGGCAACCTCATCGCCTTCGCGCTGGTGACGGAGACGGTGTTCCAGTGGCCGGGGATGGGGCTCCTCTTCATCCAGGCGGTGACCTTCGTCGATATCCCGGTGATGGCGGCCTACCTGATGCTGGTGTCCTTCATCTTCGTCACGCTCAACACGCTGGTGGACGTGACCTACGCGTTCGTCGACCCGCGCCTCAAGGACGACGCCCTCGCCGCAGGAGGTGCCCGTGGCTGA